The Drosophila innubila isolate TH190305 chromosome 2L unlocalized genomic scaffold, UK_Dinn_1.0 4_B_2L, whole genome shotgun sequence genome segment GGTATAGGGAAACACTTAATCCGGGAGTACCTGCCTAAAGACGAGAAACGACTAACACAGTCGCATTGGGCGGAGACCACGGGTCCCAGACAAGCCAAACACCTTCTAGGCAACTACAACTTAAAGAGATTCAAACAAGTAATCTCATTGGGGAAGAAAAGACTCAGGATACTAACCGGTCTACTGACAGGGCATTGTAGACTGAGAAGTCACGTAAGATGGAAGAACTATAGGCTCAGAATGGGGcacaataaaatgtatatcttttacttaactaaaatattttctaaatcttaaaataagccCGAATAGTGCTGAGCTACTTTGTTTCGATCTTCTTTATGAACATTTTAGGAATGACATTCTTTGTTCTCATCCTTTTCTAGATAATCGACAGGATAATTTTTTCGGCTGTGACCATATGGTCACGATAGCACCGTTAGGGGCGAGGTTTTcttaatactacaaaatacaaatatttccaaaaaagtaaaataatcaataatataaaaaatacactaCTTTAAACAgctttatctccgagactataagagTTAAGACAATCAAATTGGGggacaataattttaaaatgttgacctttattaagctattttttttttttaattggatcCCCCACGTCCGCCcacgtaaatgatataaaatctaaCAACAAGCGCAATTGTAAGGCTACAGCCTTAAGTCTTAGCACACATGATGGTGAATTTTGCTGAATTTCAAAAACGAATTTCATcggaaacagaaacagaaaatgtattaaagaAGATATGTTGTTTTTAGAATATGCttaaagaatatgtgcgtaacaaacatgttaaaaatttaacaaaaatgttaaataaaaatataaatgaattcaaagtacacacgaaaattggcattcttcactgcgcaaaaagaaatttttatgtttgtggTAGCTCACTCTTTTTGCTAGTGCAAAATTCCAATTTTcgtgtgtattttgtattcatttatatttttatttaacatttttaaattatactttattttgttcatcaCATAATTGGATATTAGATATTTTGGGGCTGAAATatgttttcgtcactagacttttacctcatgtaaaggttttttttgataaaatattttttaaaaaaaatgccacTTCCACGTTTACCCCCTTATCTCGTGAGCCacatgtagattcctctatattgcaggcagatcatgtccattatatcatatagctgtcataggaccgatcgggcgaaaatttAGTCTTAGTATAAgaactttgttgttttatgagatatgataaccaaactaatagaatataaataaagcttgactttatatatcctgttcaaagctggttcaaatcggaccactatatcatatagctgtcataggaccgatcgggcgaaaatcaagtcttagtttaaaaaactttttagttttatgagatatcgtaaccaatcttaaaatatatgcatttaagttagtcttatacatccttaccgaagttggttcaaatcggtccattatatcatatagctgtcataggaccgatcgggcgaaaatttAGTCTTAGTATAAgaactttgttgttttatgagatatgataaccaaactaatagaatataaataaaacttggctttatatatcctgtccaaagttggttcaaatcggtccactatatcatatagctgtcataggatcgggtgaaaatcaagtcttagtatgaacaacttgttttgtttttttgagatatcgtaaccaaactgatagaatatacataaaacttggttttatatatcctgttcaaagctggttcaaatcggaccactatatcatatagctgtcataggaccgatcgggcgaaaatcaagtcttagtataaaaaactttttagttttatgagatatcgtaaccaatcttaaaatatatgcatttaagttagtcttatacatccttaccgaagttggttcaaatcgttccattatatcatatagctgtcatagggccGATCGGGCGAATATTTAGTCTTAGTATAAgaactttgttgttttatgagatatgataaccaaactaatagaatataaataaaactaggttttatatatcctgttcaaagttggtttaaattggaccaatatatcatattgctgtcataggaccgatcgggcgaaaatctagtcttagtatgaaaatcttttatgtttatgagacattgtaaccaatatgatagaatatgcgtttaagttaactaaatattttttaattttttccattattagtttttgccatagtaagtacggggtgtccgacagtcgagtatgcgcgactgtagcaccggccgactagttttaacAGCGACAATTAGAGAATCTGTTATCatgtaattttgttaaagaaaagaattgttgtttatttgatgGCGTTCGCAACTTATCCCCAAGGTTGCTCAAATCTTTATTGAATGCGaaggaatttattttaaatgttaacttaaaaaaaatcaataaatcccctgaaaataataaaagcatatTCACGCTTGCTAAATTCATTATTGAGATTTGAAATAcgttcaaaaattaaaaatagatttttttgcGATTGCTTTGTAACGCCGCTTACTTGATGCATCTTGGGGGTGGCATTCTCAATAAATGCTTCAATCATTTCCTTTGCTTCCATAGTTATCTTTGCTTCTAATTCATCCCTAATACCGGGAGCACAATTGTTTAAAACTTTGTAAACTTGCTCTCTATGCGGCAAGTTCACGTAaagtaaatatgaaaaatccTTGAACTCGTCGTCGGTTAAAGTATCTAGCTTTTCCCTAATTAAACCGaccaaaatctttaaattcTTCAATTCTGTTCCATTGACTGCATCGCAAGATATAATTGTTTCTACTTCAATCATAAAGTACTTCATATAGCTGCGCTGCATTTCGAGATATGTCTCCTGAGCCAAGTTTTTTACTTCAATCAGGAAAGCTCTGTCCTCGTATTTTATGAGCTTAGATCTTATAAACATAAAGATATTTTCACTTCCATTCTTCACAAAATAATCGAAGGattcaaagaaaattatatCAGATTGTCTTGTAGCATCGGTCACTTCTTGCAATATGGGACTGGCCTCTTTCTCAaatgattttaagattttgctgttgctctgtACATATTTAACATGTTTATCTCCAAAAGCACCCTTTGTACATCTGTTAAGACTTTCTTGTAGATCCTTTTTAGGAATGTAGTGGTCATAAGACTTTGGAAGACTGTCCGCAAGTTTATCAACGTAGTTTAGTATTTCATTTTCCGTTATATTAAACCTTTCAGCATTCGACAAATCGagccagtgttgccacttTTCCAATTCAGTCTCATTCGCAGCCTTACAATCTACAACTTCCTTGGCTGCATATGTGCAAAATTCAAGTTTGTTttgcattattaatttgtacGTGTTCTCACACAGCAGTTCCACCTGCTTAATAAGCGACAAATCCTCCTGCGGTATGGCACTCACAAAGCTCTACATTGGGAGGTGAATTAGCTTAATATATTTccaaacaattgcaattgtcgTAGTTACCCATAATGTAATTTGTATCAGCAGTAAACGACGCATCCTCGTGAAAACTTTAACTGAACTGTAGACATCATTGAAAGGTGTATTCCTTATATACCTGCTTGGGGGACAGCTTCATGTTGTATGTGAATACAGATATGTAATTGCAATACCCATTAACCTTGAAATGCCTGATATTATAAGCtagaatacaaaatacaaatacgtaTATTTTTAGCGgggtttttattataattttggttaAGATCGAAAAACGAGTTGATgaattctaaaataattttttctatttatagcTGCGAATGATTTAAATGCGTATAGTGTCCATTGGAGCGTGATACCGCtggctacagggtatctgtttGTCAATCACTTTCAAGTAGAACATTCTTCATTTGCAGGAAAAGTGGCCGGTTTCTCGTCTGCAACACGTCAAGTTGCCCCCCCTCAAATTTCTTCTACATATTCAAATCGGCAAGTTAGTTGCatactagtttttttttgcataaaactACTGTAATGGTGGCTTTCTTTTCAGTTGCAAACCATTAATCCCAAAACTGGTTAGATTATGAAAgtgatattattttaagtgattttatcttaaaattgaatgaagCAACTGACAAACTAGTCAGAATGGGAGCAGACAAGCCCCTGATAGGCCCCGAACCGTTTTATGGTATAGGGAAACACTTAATCCGGGAGTACCTGCGTAAAGACGAGAAACGACTAACACAGTCGCATTGGGCGGAGACCACGGGTCCCAGACAAGCCAAACACCTTCTAAGCAACTACAACCTAAAGAGATTCAAACAAGTAATCTCATTGGGGAAGTATAGACTCAGGATACTCACCGGTCTACTGACATGGCATTGTAGACTGAGAAGTCACTTATCTAAACTTGGAATTGTAAGTAGAATTAATGGAAGAGCTATAGGCTCAAAAGGGggcacaataaaatttatatatgttttacttaattaaaatattttattaatctaaattttAACCCGAATAGTGCTGAGCTACTTTGTTTCGATCTTTTTTATGAAACTTTCAGGACTTACATTCTTTGTTTTCGGCTGTGACTATATGGTCACGATAGCAACGTTAGCGGAGAGGTTTTcttaatacaacaaaatacaaatatttccgaaaaagtaaaataatcaataatatagaaaaatacacTACTTTGATcacctttatctccgagactataagagTTAAGGCAACCAAATTGGGGGACAATAATCTTAGAATGTTGACCAtcattaagttatttttttaatttgatcacACCCTcgtaaattacataaaatctaacaacaagagcaattgTAAGGCCTTACAGCCTTACGTCTTAGCACACATGATGGTGAATTGTGATGAATTTCATAAACGAATTTCATCGGgatcggttaataaacagaaaatatattaaagaagatatgttttttttagaccccgtacttaaaaaaagtaaaagtttgttttaaagaatatgtgcgtaacaggcagaacctataaaatttttatattatactttattttgttcgtcacaaaattggatatcaacTATTTTGGGGCTGAAAAaggctttcgtcactagactttaaccTCATGTAAaggttatttttttgataaaatattaaaaaaaaaatgttcatggCCCTATTAGCTGCAATCACTAAAATTTTACCCCTTCTACCTTCACCCCCTTATCTcgtgaaccaggtgagttaacaattattttagtgTGCTATTTTGTGAGCTAGGATTTaccctttcgatcggtatataactcgattgatcggacagtcgtagcaaattttccatactagctgtatatattgctagtcgcctctCGCACctttcgtgctgctttcgtcacaagcgcggactgccgtccgcagcGAAGGATgagagaaaaatttatatattttccggtgttattattataattcagGTTCGATCAAGCTCGAACgttgactcgtactcgtaatGATGTTTCCACTTTGGTTCAGCGATCGGGCCGTGCGACCcgagcgtttgattcgaacgtAGTAGTTCTGGAGTCGTAATCGAGTTGAC includes the following:
- the LOC117780874 gene encoding uncharacterized protein LOC117780874; this encodes MRRLLLIQITLWSFVSAIPQEDLSLIKQVELLCENTYKLIMQNKLEFCTYAAKEVVDCKAANETELEKWQHWLDLSNAERFNITENEILNYVDKLADSLPKSYDHYIPKKDLQESLNRCTKGAFGDKHVKYVQSNSKILKSFEKEASPILQEVTDATRQSDIIFFESFDYFVKNGSENIFMFIRSKLIKYEDRAFLIEVKNLAQETYLEMQRSYMKYFMIEVETIISCDAVNGTELKNLKILVGLIREKLDTLTDDEFKDFSYLLYVNLPHREQVYKVLNNCAPGIRDELEAKITMEAKEMIEAFIENATPKMHQVSGVTKQSQKNLFLIFERISNLNNEFSKREYAFIIFRGFIDFF